The Candidatus Saccharimonadales bacterium nucleotide sequence GTCAGCTATGACCATAGCTCGTCGAATACTGAGCATAAGACCTGAGCCATCTCTGATAAAACAACTTGACCTCTTTATAAGTGCTTACGAACGTGTACAGTCGAACCAAAACATCCGGCTTCAGCTTACACGAATTGTGCTATAATAAATCAATATGCTAGGAATCTTTGTTATTGCGGTATTCGGCTTTTTTGCTGTTATGCACCGTCAAACAGTCGATGAAGTTGTCGCTGATTTGCCTTTAAAACTTTCCGATAAGCTTGATCGGTTATGGGAAGTTGCACAGGAATCATTACGAGATAAAAAATATCTTCGTGCTGAAAAAGCCTTATTAACGATCCTTCGCGTTGATGAGCGTAACGCGACTGCGTATAATCGTCTTGGAATTTTATATGCAAAACAACAAGCATTTAAAGATGCTATTGAGTGTTTTGAAATTGCACAGAGTCTGGAGCCAAGTGCGAGTAGTCTTCATAACGTTGGGCTTATCTACTACGAAACAAAGTATTATGAAAAAGCAGCACTTGCATTTGAGCAGGCACTTTCTATGGAAAATGATCTTGCGGCACGTCACATTGCCTATGCTAAGGTTCAGGAGAAACTAGGAAAGAATAAGAGAATGATTGAATCACTAGAACGTGCCGTAGAGCTCGATCCAATCCCTCAGACTCTTAATATTCTTGCAGATGCATATGAACATAATGGTCAAGAAGAACTCGCTCTCAGCCTTCGAGAAAAATCAGCGAAAATGATCATTCCACAAGGTCAACCAAAACGAATCAAGCAACCTCGTCGCGTCATAATGTAACCTACATACATCGTTCGTACCAAGTAATAAACCCCTGCGGCGAGGCAGGGGTTTATTACTTGGTGCTGGAGGTAGGACTCGAACCTACGGAGCCTTACGGCGGGAGATTTACAGTCTCCTGTGATTGCCACTACACGACTCCAGCATACAATCCATACATAAAGCAGCGAGAAATCGTTACCTTATCATGGAGCCGCTTTTCGGACTCGAACCGAAGACCTGCTGTTTACAAAACAGCTGCTCTAACCAACTGAGCTAAAGCGGCGTACTGAATAATTTTACCCCATTTCACGCTGTAATACAACATGATACCAGCTCTTGAGAGCTTCGACCTGTTTTACATAAATATGTTACGATAATGTGATGAAAGATATTCAAACCAGCCTAGCGGGGCTTATGCTCGTTAAGCCTAATCCTGACCGTGACGCGTCGTTTGCCTATAGCTGGTTCAACTCAGACCATGGACGAGATACGCTACTAAAAATGGGTAATGCTCAAAAGCATATTACTACAGCAACTCTAGAAAAAGAAGTTGCAACACTCGAAGAATTTATTGATCTTGAAAAGTCAGGTAAACAGTTAACCTGGATGATGAGGATAGATAATAAAACAGTGGGTGCCGTATGGATCGAACTATATGAGACTGAATATTTGCGTTCACCAGCGGTCCATATCATGATTGGAGACATACAGTATAGAGGACAGGGTATTGGTAAGGCATCGATGAATGCAATGATTGACGTTGCTAAAAATAACCTACAAGCTACAACTATATATTCACGACATCTTTCAAGTAATGATATTGTTATTAAGCTCAATAGTTCACTTGGATTTGAGATGGACGGGTTGCCATATACCGATGTTGATGGGCTCACATTCCAAAATGTTTTAAAAGTGTTATAATTCATCGTGCTATTGATTATAGTTAATATATGTGCTATAATAAATTATATAAAGAGGTAATTTATGTTTGAATCATTCATCGCATCACTCGTTCGTTGGAACGAAACAACAGATAGCCGCGTAAAATTACAGCATACATACGCAGTAGCTGCTATTGTGCTAGTTATTGTCGCAGGAGTATTCGGTCTTGTTAACTATAGGATTGGTCAGTATTTACTGACTGCCGCTATTGTTAGTGCAACTA carries:
- a CDS encoding tetratricopeptide repeat protein, with protein sequence MLGIFVIAVFGFFAVMHRQTVDEVVADLPLKLSDKLDRLWEVAQESLRDKKYLRAEKALLTILRVDERNATAYNRLGILYAKQQAFKDAIECFEIAQSLEPSASSLHNVGLIYYETKYYEKAALAFEQALSMENDLAARHIAYAKVQEKLGKNKRMIESLERAVELDPIPQTLNILADAYEHNGQEELALSLREKSAKMIIPQGQPKRIKQPRRVIM
- a CDS encoding GNAT family N-acetyltransferase — translated: MKDIQTSLAGLMLVKPNPDRDASFAYSWFNSDHGRDTLLKMGNAQKHITTATLEKEVATLEEFIDLEKSGKQLTWMMRIDNKTVGAVWIELYETEYLRSPAVHIMIGDIQYRGQGIGKASMNAMIDVAKNNLQATTIYSRHLSSNDIVIKLNSSLGFEMDGLPYTDVDGLTFQNVLKVL